The Macaca nemestrina isolate mMacNem1 chromosome 1, mMacNem.hap1, whole genome shotgun sequence genome contains the following window.
TCTCTTCCCCTCTAAAATTGGAAGAGGGGTCTCTAGAGACCCTTCTGAaatgaacatgagatttgaatgATGTAAACATTTTTGGGGGTGAGGACTGACAGTAGATGGTGGGAGTGGTTTCGGGGGAGGTAGAGGAGAGTGAAACTTGGGCTGAAGTGACAGGTGGTAGGGTTACTGGTGGTTACATTCTATTTTGTTTCCTTGCGTGACTGTGCACCTGTGTGCTCCCTTCTGTGACTTTGTTCTCtgcctctttttcctctttactCCTGGCACCACCTTCAACCCTACCTACTGACCTCTCTGCTGGCTTGCTCTCTTCCTGCCTAGCCCCAGaattcccctctccctccctagATCTCACCCCCAGGATGTTGCGGAGGCTGCTGGAGCGGCCTTGCACACTGGCCCTGCTTGTGGGCTCCCAGCTGGCTGTCATGATGTACCTGTCACTGGGGGGCTTCCGAAGTCTCAGTGCCCTATTTGGCCGAGATCAGGGGCTGACATATGACTATTCTCACCCTCGTGATGTCTACAGTAACCTCAGTCACCTTCCTGGGGCCCCAGGGGGTCCTCCAGCTCCTCAAGGTCTGCCCTACTGTCCAGAACGATCTCCTCTCTTAGGTAAGTGCAGGAGGAAGGGGGTGGTGAAAGGAAGGACAAAGTGTGGGGACAGGGAGGCTTGGGGATAGGGAGGTATGGAGTGGCAGAAGTGGAACTTAGAAGAGGATCATGGACTGCAGGTAGGCTGAGGTTGAGATAGAGGGCTGAGGTTGAGATAGAGTGGACTCTGAATTTGGAGTTTAGACTAGACTATTGGGTTTTCACTTTCTACTGCTTGCCCCTTTATGGGCTCTTCCTGCTCCAGGCTAGGAATTGTTTTCCTTGTAGATGAGCCCTGGTTTAATTAGTTGCAAGTCCTGTTCTTTCCAGCCTTCAACTATAGCTTCCAACCCTGTGAGACAGGAGAGTTATGCAACCCTAAAATAAGAAGAGAAGGCTAGGTAAGGATCCTGCACCTTCCAGCCTTTGTAGAGCTGTCCCAGTGATGGGGAATCCAAGGCATGTGAGATTTCTGAGTGAGCCCTGAGAACTAAGCCCCAGAACCAGACTGCCAGTGCCAGAGGTATTCCCAGACCCtagtttgattcttttctctttgcctctctGATCCCTCTACTTGCCATTCCTTCCCAACAGTGGGTCCTGTGTCGGTGTCCTTTAGCCCAGTGCCATCACTGGCAGAGATTGTGGAGCGGAATCCCCGGGTAGAACCAGGGGGCCGGTACCGCCCTGCAGGTTGTGAGCCCCGCTCCCGAACAGCCATCATTGTGCCTCATCGTGCCCGGGAGCACCACCTGCGCCTGTTGCTCTACCACCTGCACCCCTTCTTGCAGCGCCAGCAGCTTGCTTATGGCATCTATGTCATCCACCAGGTACCCCAATCTCCACCTTTTTGACTATCTTTCTTCTAAGGAAGCCTCAAGCACATGCCACTCCATTTTCATCTAATGGGTCCCTAGAATAATTTTAAGAGGGCCAGACTGTTAAGAGTGTGGAGAAGCACCTGGCACTGTTCTTCCAAATTTGTTAGTCCCATACTTCCCCTTAATCTGCTTAGGTTATTCCCACTGTCCTACACTCTTCTGTGATTTTTCCTTTATTGAATGGCTTGTGCAGAGTTGGAATTGGACACGATAGGGCTAAAATTCTAGTTCCGTCACTTGTTAACATGTATGACTCTGAGCAAGATACTTAAACATCTAACACGAGAAAAGAGCAAAAGATAACTAATATACCACCTGTTCCACACCACACCATTGTTGGTTGCCGATTGTCAGGATTAAATGTTAGACAGCAGCATCTAAGTATCAGGCCCATATCAATACACAAGCAAGATTTGTCAAATGACTAggtggaaaaatgaaaaagatagtctttctttttcattctccttGCCCTCCACCCCACTTTGATTTCCCTcttttcacttttattctttttttttttttttgagatcttactctgtcgcgcaggctggagtgtagtggcacgatctcggctcactgcaggctccgcctcccgggttttacaccattctcctgcctcagcctcccaagtagctgggactacagcgagcaccatcacgcccagctaattttttgtatttttagtagagatggggtttcaccgtgttagccagggtggtctcaatctcctgaccttgtgatccgcctaccttggcctcccaaagtgctgggattacaggcatgagccactgtgcctggccttcactTTTATTCTTTAGCCCCGTCTTCTTTATGCCACTACAGACATAGTCTGGTCCCCCTCCATTATCTTCCAGGCTGGAAATGGAACATTTAACAGGGCAAAACTGCTCAATGTTGGGGTGCGAGAGGCCCTGCGTGATGAAGAGTGGGACTGCCTGTTCTTGCATGATGTGGACCTCTTGCCAGAAAATGACCACAATCTGTATGTGTGTGACCCCCGGGGACCCCGCCATGTTGCTGTTGCTATGAACAAGTTTGGATACAGGTAGAGAGCATGGAAGGGTACTGGGAAACAGGGAAGCCCACCATCCTGTGGAAGGAGGAGAGTCAAGGGGATTGTGGTTGGGGATGTCTCCCCAGAAGACTTGGGGCATGCAAGGATCTTTCTCTCCCTAGCCTCCCATACCCCCAGTACTTCGGAGGAGTCTCGGCGCTTACTCCTGACCAGTACCTGAAGATGAATGGCTTCCCCAATGAATACTGGGGCTGGGGTGGTGAGGATGATGACATTGCTACCAGGTCAGACTTCCTGCCACTTCTTCCCTCCTGACCCCAGTCTGGATCCCTGTCCTCTAAGACCACCTTTGGCCATATCCCTTCAACACTAACCTTTAGCTCCCTGGTCCTGCACTGAGCCCATTCCTTTCCCTTAGTCTTTTTAGGATACCCAGAGCAGGCTTGCATGCTGCTGCTCATTGTATCTTCTGGTTAGTTTGTTCCTTCAGTCTCCTGGTTAGTTTGTGCTTGGGAGAGGACATAAGATCAATAGGCAATAGTATCGCTGGATTCCAGAACTGGAAAGGGGCCCAGAGACAGTTTagtcttgccttctgctagggtTCCAGCCAGACCACTTCCTATGGGGTTAAGACAGAGGGGCTCTGCTCTATGTTCCCAGAATCACTTTGTAAGAGGCCTGTGCCACTGGCACAGGGCCAACTCATTTTTAGCATGTGAAACATTCTGACCTTCAGCCTCAGCTGACCCAATTTCATGTCTGTGGTATGAATATTAGGGCTTGGTATGCAGGACCAATTGCCTCCGTTCCCCCTGTGTCCTCTGTGATGACATCTCTGAATTTTCATCCTCTGTATGTGTGTGAAATACCCAGTGAATTGTAAATATACATAAGTATGCTTCTAGTTCCTTCCCAGGCCATCTGCACTCCATGCTTCTGTGTGTCACATGtgaagtttgtttcttttttttttttttgagacggagtctcgctctgtcgcccaggctggagtgcagtggccggatctcagctcactgcaagctccgcctcccgggtttacgccattctcctgcctcagcctcccgagtagttgggactacaggcgcccgccacctcgcctggctagttttttttgtatttttttttagtagagatggggtttcaccgtgttaaccaggatggtctcgatctcctgacctcgtgatccgcccgtctcggcctcccaaagtgctgggattacaggcttgagccaccgcgcccggccttgaagtTTGTTTCTTTCAAGGTCCTGATTACCTGGCtctatccttttcttttctttctttcgttgttttttttttcccctagagacAACGTCTCGTtattttcccaggctggtcttgaactcctggcctaaagtgatccttctgcctcagcatccaaaagtgctaggattgcaggtgtgagccactgcacctggcctaccttTTTCTTAACATGGGGGATGTGGGAGAGAAGCTGGGGTAGCTCAGTCACTATTCTAAGAATTGCTGAGCTTGGGTCTGCAACTCCCAGGCTTTTCTTATCCTTTTAACAGAATGGTCTCTCTCAGCGTCCTTCCTAGACTGCAAGGGCAGCTCCTAGGAGCCCTTTAGGAAGCCAAGGGAGTAGGTACAAACCTACCTTTGCCAACTGTTTGAAGGCCCTAGGGAGACTGGCACTGGGCTCTGAGGATTTGGATACATCCAGCTTTTATATTCTCTTCagccattttcttctttctgtttgacttcgggggtttttttgtttgtttgtttttttgcctaCTGAGTAATAGTTGTTTTTTTATGTACAGAAACATTTAATCCCTTCCTTGCTTTCGTCTACTCTGGATCCCCCATGATCCCCTCACTTTTCCCATAGGGTGCGCCTGGCTGGGATGAAGATCTCTCGGCCCCCCACATCTGTAGGACACTATAAGATGGTGAAGCACCGAGGAGATAAGGGCAACGAGGAAAATCCCCACAGGTAGGAAGAAGGAAGGACTGCCTGGGAATTGTTACTGAATCCTTAGGGTTCTGTACCCCTAGCCAGGAAACTCCTAAAGGTCCCTAGATTTCTGGCTGTTCTTTTCTGGGTCTTAGTCTCCAACCTCTAACCCTCAGATTTGACCTCCTGGTCCGTACCCAGAATTCCTGGACGCAAGATGGGATGAACTCACTGACATACCAGTTGCTGGCTCGAGAGCTGGGGCCTCTTTATACCAACATCACAGCAGACATTGGGACTGACCCTCGGGGTCCTCGGGCTCCTTCTGGGCCCCGTTACCCACCTGGTTCCTCCCAAGCCTTCCGTCAAGAGATGCTGCAACGCCGGCCCCCATCCAGGCCTGGGCCTCCACCTACTGCCAACCACACAGCCCTCCGAGGTTCACACTGACTCCTCCTTCCTGCCTACCTTAATCATGAAACCGAATTCATGGGGTTGTATTCTCCCCACCCTCAGCTCCTCACTGTTCTCAGAGGGATGCGGGGGAACTGAACTCTGGTGCCGTGCTAGGGGGAAGGGGCCTCTCCTCACTGCTGGACTGGAGCTGGGCTCCCGTAGACCTGAGGGGTCCCTCTCTCTAGGGTCTCCTGTGGGGGTTATGACTGTGAATCCTTGATGTCATGATTTTATGTGACGATTCCTGGGAGTCCCTGCCGCTAGAGTAGGAGCAGGGCTGGACCCCAAGCCCCTTCCTCTTCCATAAAGAGAAGAGTGATCTGGCTTCTCCTGGGACCTCTGtgaatatttattctatttatggTTCCCGGGAAGTTGTTTGGTGAAGGAAGCCCCTCCCCGGGCATTTTCTGCCCATGCTGGAATAGCTCCCCCTTCTGGTCCTGGCTCAGAGGGCTGggattttgatatattttctaataaaggactttgtcttgcatctgcTCTTACTTTCTGCATCCCAGGCACACTTTGCCTCTTTGCTCCCCCGCATTCTTATGCCTATAGGTGATAGAACAGCCAGACCAAGCCAAGCTccagcaatttttattttcatgagtgGCAGTTGGGGATCAGCTGTTAGGTTCTGTGCCCAAGACACTGACTGCTGCCTGGCGCCCACTCTCTATACAGTCATTAACAGCAACCCCCTCATAGGAGGCTCCAGCCAGAGTCAGGGGCAACCTGTGAGCAGCCAGGAATTGCCTAGCTGACTCTAGAAGGAAAGGATGAAAGGAATGTTATAGCTGGGGGTCTGATGCCCTTGGCCCTCCTCAGCCCAGCTGTTTTCCCAACTTACCTAGTTTTTGCCAGTGACCTAGTGTATACTGGGGGATGCAGTTctgagaagagaggagaggatgCAGGGAAAAGTTTATTATTGATGTCCTAGGCCTTGGCTGACATACAGTGACAAATGTTCCAGTCCCTGTCTTCAAGGCCTTCAGTGGAGAGCTGAGGGAAGTTTATCCCAACTTACCTTGTGTAGATGGACCAAGCAGTGACTTGGCAGCTCCTTCAGTCCTAATTGTGTGGCAGCTGCTTCCTGGGCCCGCTGTTGAAACAGCTCCTGAGATAAGACACAGCCACTCGCCTCCAGTGTCTGTAACCAGGAACCTCCCAGCATCACCTAGGGAGGGAATATAGCACTGATCAGTCTGGCCTTGCCTACACTGGAGCACAGAGGAGCCCTCTGGAAATGCCACTAGGCAAAGTTTCCTCCTCTCACAGTCACTCTGAGGCCAGGGGGGCTCCCATCCTGCTCAGGGAAAGCAACTGAGTCATACACGATTCCCAGGACGCCTGGATCTTCTGAAGATGGCACCAAGTGTCCAAATCCCTGGAGAGAAGGACATTCACGCGTCAGAAGGAAAGGGCTCTAGTTAAGCCTGTC
Protein-coding sequences here:
- the LOC105498202 gene encoding beta-1,4-galactosyltransferase 3, whose product is MLRRLLERPCTLALLVGSQLAVMMYLSLGGFRSLSALFGRDQGLTYDYSHPRDVYSNLSHLPGAPGGPPAPQGLPYCPERSPLLVGPVSVSFSPVPSLAEIVERNPRVEPGGRYRPAGCEPRSRTAIIVPHRAREHHLRLLLYHLHPFLQRQQLAYGIYVIHQAGNGTFNRAKLLNVGVREALRDEEWDCLFLHDVDLLPENDHNLYVCDPRGPRHVAVAMNKFGYSLPYPQYFGGVSALTPDQYLKMNGFPNEYWGWGGEDDDIATRVRLAGMKISRPPTSVGHYKMVKHRGDKGNEENPHRFDLLVRTQNSWTQDGMNSLTYQLLARELGPLYTNITADIGTDPRGPRAPSGPRYPPGSSQAFRQEMLQRRPPSRPGPPPTANHTALRGSH